One window of Methanocorpusculum vombati genomic DNA carries:
- the fen gene encoding flap endonuclease-1, translating to MGVALRPLIADYKESLAWDQLGGTAAIDAYNALYQFLSGIRQPDGTPLMDDEGRITSHLSGLLFRTANLVEKNITPVYVFDGKPPAFKEATLAERRVIRENAKESWERAVKEGDEDSARKYAMASSKVDAFITDSSKELLTALGIPWIQAPEEGEAQSAYMAAAGDVTYAVSQDYDSLLFGTPKLLRNLTVSGKRRLHGKYVPVYPERLILAEVLNGLEMTQVELIASALLIGTDYNSGVKGVGPKTAVKLVREGKFAERIVESENAADPEELIRYFLDPPVEKNYTIAKKAPVQEKVFEILCEQHGFSEDRVSAGLERLGAKKGQATLDSWF from the coding sequence ATTATAAGGAATCCCTTGCATGGGATCAACTCGGCGGTACCGCGGCCATCGATGCATACAATGCCCTGTACCAGTTTTTAAGCGGTATCCGTCAGCCGGACGGAACCCCGCTGATGGATGACGAAGGCCGCATCACATCCCACCTGAGCGGTCTTCTGTTCCGCACCGCAAATCTTGTGGAAAAAAACATCACGCCCGTGTACGTGTTTGATGGAAAGCCCCCGGCATTTAAGGAAGCAACCCTTGCCGAACGACGTGTCATTCGTGAGAATGCAAAAGAGTCCTGGGAACGCGCCGTAAAAGAAGGCGATGAGGATTCCGCACGCAAATATGCAATGGCCTCCTCAAAAGTTGATGCATTTATCACCGACTCCTCCAAGGAACTTCTGACGGCTCTTGGCATTCCCTGGATTCAGGCTCCCGAGGAAGGGGAAGCACAGTCTGCATATATGGCCGCCGCGGGAGATGTTACCTACGCGGTGTCGCAGGATTATGACTCACTGCTGTTTGGAACACCGAAGCTTCTCCGCAATCTTACTGTCTCCGGCAAACGCCGCCTGCACGGGAAGTATGTGCCGGTTTATCCGGAACGACTGATTCTTGCGGAAGTCCTGAACGGTCTGGAAATGACGCAGGTCGAACTGATCGCCTCCGCCCTTCTCATCGGTACCGACTACAACAGCGGTGTAAAGGGTGTCGGCCCGAAAACCGCGGTCAAACTTGTTCGCGAAGGAAAGTTTGCCGAACGCATTGTCGAGTCGGAGAACGCTGCAGATCCGGAGGAACTTATCCGCTACTTCCTTGATCCTCCGGTGGAAAAGAACTACACCATTGCAAAAAAAGCACCGGTACAGGAAAAAGTCTTTGAAATTCTCTGTGAACAGCACGGTTTCTCGGAGGACCGGGTATCCGCAGGGCTGGAACGTCTCGGCGCAAAAAAGGGCCAGGCAACTCTCGACTCCTGGTTTTAA
- a CDS encoding HIT family protein, giving the protein MTDCPFCNPDEILLENDLAFAKDDLYPVSPGHLLVIPRRHVASWFDLTPAEQTAVLALVNQAKDLLDETYAPDGYNLGINCGEAAGQTVMHVHLHLIPRYIGDVPNPRGGIRAVIAAKQDYTNQTRR; this is encoded by the coding sequence ATGACAGACTGTCCCTTCTGCAATCCGGATGAAATTCTTCTGGAAAATGATCTGGCGTTTGCCAAGGATGATCTCTATCCGGTCTCACCCGGCCATCTGCTGGTAATTCCCAGACGGCATGTTGCATCCTGGTTTGATCTCACACCCGCCGAGCAGACGGCGGTCCTCGCGCTTGTGAACCAGGCAAAAGATCTGCTGGATGAAACATATGCACCCGACGGCTACAATCTTGGGATAAACTGCGGAGAGGCCGCAGGCCAGACGGTGATGCATGTTCATCTGCATCTAATTCCGCGGTATATCGGGGACGTGCCAAATCCCCGCGGCGGAATCCGTGCGGTGATTGCAGCAAAACAGGATTATACGAACCAGACAAGACGTTAA
- the artA gene encoding archaeosortase A, whose protein sequence is MLEQLIEAVVILSCIAFLLFLIPGKHQKYVASTGWITMEAVLLLMFPHFFEEGNFVYPIIAIAALPCIYITVKRLLMEDYYIRRLTYAASIAYLIYAPFAFIPALGNWLISVVVDLVAVVLTAIGTPYTMSAWNIFMGEVLPGNTFGFQVEVILGCTGIQAIAILLGVVAIIPSSWKRKIALFFLVTIPIFVVNIFRNVYVVTAYTQQWYPWFQEWFPEPEMYGYASFFWAHNVFCELLAVVVLIGIAYLLFKLNPTMVTTLRDIGVVYYEELTAMRDRIFGRKSIE, encoded by the coding sequence ATGTTGGAGCAGTTGATTGAAGCCGTTGTCATCCTTTCCTGTATTGCATTCCTGCTCTTTCTGATTCCGGGAAAGCATCAGAAGTATGTGGCAAGTACCGGATGGATTACCATGGAGGCAGTGCTCCTGCTGATGTTCCCCCATTTCTTTGAGGAGGGAAACTTTGTCTATCCAATAATTGCGATCGCTGCCCTGCCGTGTATTTACATAACCGTAAAACGACTGCTCATGGAGGATTACTATATCCGCCGCCTGACATATGCCGCATCCATTGCATATCTGATCTATGCACCGTTTGCATTCATTCCGGCTCTGGGAAACTGGCTGATCAGTGTGGTCGTGGATCTGGTGGCAGTTGTTCTTACCGCAATCGGAACACCGTACACCATGTCGGCCTGGAACATCTTTATGGGAGAGGTCCTGCCGGGCAACACCTTCGGGTTCCAGGTTGAGGTTATTCTCGGATGCACCGGCATTCAGGCGATTGCCATTCTTCTCGGTGTTGTGGCCATCATTCCGTCAAGCTGGAAGAGGAAAATCGCTCTGTTCTTCCTGGTAACGATACCGATCTTTGTGGTGAACATCTTCCGCAATGTGTATGTGGTAACCGCATACACGCAGCAGTGGTATCCCTGGTTCCAGGAATGGTTCCCGGAACCGGAGATGTACGGCTATGCGAGTTTCTTCTGGGCACACAACGTGTTCTGCGAACTCCTCGCAGTTGTCGTGCTGATTGGTATTGCCTATCTGCTCTTCAAACTGAACCCGACAATGGTTACGACGCTGCGCGACATCGGGGTCGTATACTATGAGGAGCTGACTGCAATGCGTGACCGGATATTCGGCAGGAAATCAATCGAATAA
- a CDS encoding transcription factor S — protein MMFCPKCGKLMKSRDGKLTCAKCGYAEEISSAEKEQMKKVAYMQENDILIVDEDMDIETKPTCAIKCPNCGHGIAEWWLRQLRSADESEVRFFRCTKCKHTWREYD, from the coding sequence ATGATGTTCTGTCCGAAATGCGGGAAATTAATGAAGTCCAGAGACGGCAAACTGACCTGTGCAAAGTGCGGGTATGCAGAGGAGATCAGCTCGGCAGAGAAGGAACAAATGAAAAAAGTTGCTTATATGCAGGAAAATGACATCCTTATCGTTGACGAAGATATGGATATCGAAACAAAACCGACCTGTGCCATCAAATGTCCGAACTGCGGACATGGAATTGCCGAGTGGTGGCTTCGCCAGCTTCGCAGTGCGGATGAATCGGAGGTCAGGTTCTTCCGCTGCACCAAATGCAAACACACCTGGCGTGAATACGATTGA
- a CDS encoding TATA-box-binding protein, producing the protein MSGLPDESLKIENVVASTKVNDKLDLLVLAAQIPGAEYNKQRFPGVVLRMQNPKIAALVFGSGKVVLTGAKSIDSLNKGLEYLVGLLRDLNIEIVDNPTYSIQNIVTSADLGSRINLNKIAMSFNLDKIEYEPEQFPGLVYRLDDPKVVVLLFGSGKLIITGGKVPEDAKRAVQKIYKDLSDLKML; encoded by the coding sequence ATGTCAGGCCTGCCCGATGAATCATTGAAGATCGAAAATGTGGTTGCCTCCACAAAGGTGAATGATAAACTGGATCTCCTCGTTCTCGCAGCGCAGATCCCCGGCGCAGAATACAATAAACAACGGTTTCCGGGTGTTGTTCTGCGGATGCAGAACCCGAAAATTGCTGCACTGGTGTTCGGATCGGGCAAGGTTGTGCTTACCGGTGCAAAAAGCATCGACAGCCTCAACAAAGGCCTTGAGTATCTGGTAGGCCTCCTCCGCGACCTCAATATTGAGATTGTGGACAATCCTACCTACAGTATTCAGAATATTGTGACCTCCGCCGATCTGGGTTCGCGCATCAATCTCAACAAGATCGCAATGAGCTTCAACCTTGACAAGATCGAGTATGAACCGGAACAGTTCCCCGGTCTTGTCTATCGGCTGGACGATCCAAAAGTTGTTGTCCTGCTGTTTGGGTCCGGAAAACTGATCATCACCGGCGGTAAAGTGCCTGAGGATGCAAAGCGGGCGGTTCAAAAGATTTACAAAGATCTCTCCGATCTGAAAATGCTCTGA
- a CDS encoding DNA polymerase sliding clamp, translating into MLKATIDADIFRETIDAVSALVNECRLHVDERGIRTITVDTSNVAMVSLELEAGAFSAYTAEPAELGLDIEKIRAMMGMIGKTDSVALELDDTGKKLKISFGGYEYSITLLDTKTIRKDPNAPNLDLPATFEVAGSMFYDAIKASAMVSDKISLSVNPDTQVFTLNAEGDSDRIKRELAGDDVHYLSCAAARSLFSLDYLKDMGKSISRADKVQIRLGNDHPVQFSFVYADGKGKIGYLLAPRIEAD; encoded by the coding sequence ATGTTAAAAGCAACAATAGATGCAGATATTTTCCGGGAGACGATCGATGCTGTCTCTGCACTGGTAAACGAATGCCGACTTCACGTCGATGAGCGCGGCATCCGCACAATCACGGTTGATACCTCCAACGTTGCCATGGTGTCCCTGGAGCTTGAAGCCGGTGCATTTTCCGCCTATACGGCAGAACCCGCGGAACTCGGTCTTGACATCGAAAAGATCCGGGCAATGATGGGCATGATCGGCAAGACCGATTCCGTTGCACTTGAACTTGATGACACCGGAAAAAAGCTGAAGATTAGTTTCGGCGGATATGAATACTCCATAACTCTGCTTGACACGAAGACCATCAGAAAGGATCCGAACGCGCCGAACCTTGACCTTCCCGCAACGTTTGAGGTTGCAGGTTCCATGTTCTACGACGCAATCAAGGCCTCTGCAATGGTCTCTGACAAGATCTCCTTATCCGTAAACCCGGATACCCAGGTCTTCACCCTGAATGCCGAAGGTGACAGCGACAGAATCAAACGCGAACTTGCAGGTGACGATGTCCATTACCTCTCCTGCGCTGCGGCACGCTCACTTTTCTCCCTTGACTACCTGAAAGACATGGGCAAGTCCATCAGCAGAGCCGACAAAGTACAGATCCGGCTCGGCAACGACCACCCGGTACAGTTTTCCTTTGTTTATGCAGACGGCAAAGGCAAGATCGGCTATCTGCTTGCCCCGAGAATTGAGGCAGACTAA
- a CDS encoding DNA primase large subunit PriL: MRLAVEPRDLTHYPFLKESQEFLAARGIKMHDFTASALGRKYLDTAVERVACAIDGKEIYPESQDVVADIATYVLARVLVSCIRDRNLIERLARMEAKRVYFYIHDEENEKLKNHVCETLGITLGLGKMPVIKYVELASTVREPKWRLINRDVDAGQVAISDDEQDILLRERIRKILVSQLPLTIPPSMEHEFAPWCEKITAALQERTLAEFGAIDESAYPPCIQALIAGAAAGVNLSHSGRFAMTAFLNNIGMTPAQVAGIFARSPDFNPDMTMYQVDHITTHEYTTPACQTMLTHGICVNRDSLCDKIAHPLNYYRSKKKLLERKRLREEAQAQTAAEKSVPEKPKE, translated from the coding sequence ATGCGTCTCGCCGTTGAGCCGCGCGACCTAACCCACTATCCTTTTTTGAAAGAGTCCCAGGAGTTTCTTGCCGCACGCGGCATCAAGATGCATGACTTCACTGCATCGGCCCTCGGACGGAAGTATCTCGACACCGCAGTCGAGCGGGTAGCCTGTGCCATCGACGGAAAAGAAATCTATCCTGAGTCACAGGATGTTGTTGCCGACATTGCGACCTATGTACTTGCACGCGTTCTTGTCTCCTGTATCAGGGACCGCAACCTCATCGAGAGGCTTGCACGCATGGAAGCAAAACGGGTGTACTTCTACATCCATGACGAGGAGAATGAAAAACTCAAGAACCATGTCTGTGAGACACTCGGGATCACCCTGGGTCTTGGAAAAATGCCGGTGATCAAATATGTGGAACTTGCCTCAACCGTCCGTGAACCGAAGTGGCGTCTCATTAACCGTGATGTGGATGCCGGGCAGGTTGCAATCTCCGACGATGAACAGGACATACTGCTGCGGGAACGCATCAGAAAAATTCTTGTGTCCCAGCTGCCGCTGACCATTCCTCCGTCGATGGAACATGAGTTTGCGCCGTGGTGTGAAAAAATCACGGCTGCTCTGCAGGAGAGAACACTTGCCGAGTTCGGGGCAATCGATGAATCAGCATACCCTCCCTGCATTCAGGCGCTGATTGCGGGAGCTGCGGCGGGTGTCAATCTTTCGCACTCGGGCAGGTTTGCGATGACGGCATTTCTGAACAATATCGGCATGACACCCGCACAGGTTGCGGGTATTTTTGCCCGGAGTCCTGACTTTAATCCCGATATGACCATGTATCAGGTGGATCATATCACCACGCATGAGTACACGACACCCGCCTGCCAGACCATGCTGACGCATGGTATCTGTGTAAACCGTGATTCGCTGTGCGACAAAATCGCCCATCCCCTCAACTATTATCGTTCCAAGAAAAAACTGCTGGAAAGAAAGCGTCTCCGGGAAGAAGCCCAGGCACAGACTGCTGCGGAAAAATCTGTTCCGGAAAAGCCGAAGGAATAA
- a CDS encoding class I adenylate-forming enzyme family protein: MLRYGAERAGSTRPALAYYGNHISYGELLAEVHACAAGLRAHGVQRGDFVTIFLPNIPQCVVAVYAVNLIGAVCNMVHPLSTTGETGYAVDLTESKYVLTCEINEAVCSGMDVEIIRCRTPAYFPKTPKGYLMGWVYRRAVRKCLNGENVRKITEWEDLMKEGRAAVAASGVPEMAGAPKDTAVIMYTGGTTGTAKGVMLSNFAVNAVAIQLVVGIGGEEIHAGDGFLAILPMFHAFGLAVTVHTPLSAGLKVALLPRFDAKECAHTILSEKTAYIAGVPAMYERMYREFEGKDLSFIKLIVAGGDSVGGSLINRYNQLLRQGDCKVKFRPGYGLTEACSVCALTADGYRTVPTGCVGIPLMGNRVCTVEPGTTNVLPDGGEGELCLLSDAVMTGYYRNQEATDAVLRRHEDGKLWLHTGDIVKITPTGDICFRSRHKRMVKVNGYNVYPMMIEEVMQTHPDVQEVCAIGIPWKHDTRIKLYVTLKRKMDPAEAERKLIEYAVGRLNRWSIPAAVEIVSALPRTKMEKTDYRALEEMELRKNASR, translated from the coding sequence ATGCTAAGATACGGGGCAGAGCGTGCAGGAAGCACGCGTCCTGCTCTTGCCTATTACGGGAATCATATCAGCTACGGGGAACTTCTTGCCGAGGTTCATGCGTGCGCTGCCGGTCTTCGTGCCCACGGGGTACAACGCGGGGACTTTGTTACCATCTTCCTTCCCAATATTCCGCAGTGTGTTGTTGCAGTCTATGCGGTCAATCTGATCGGTGCGGTCTGCAACATGGTGCACCCGCTGTCAACCACTGGTGAGACCGGATACGCGGTGGATCTGACCGAAAGCAAGTACGTACTGACCTGTGAGATCAATGAGGCTGTCTGCTCGGGAATGGATGTGGAGATTATCCGGTGCAGAACCCCCGCCTACTTCCCGAAAACGCCGAAAGGCTATCTCATGGGATGGGTGTATCGCCGGGCGGTCCGGAAATGTCTCAACGGGGAAAATGTCAGGAAGATCACCGAGTGGGAAGATCTCATGAAAGAAGGGCGTGCCGCAGTTGCCGCGTCCGGTGTTCCGGAGATGGCAGGTGCTCCAAAAGATACCGCAGTTATTATGTACACCGGCGGTACGACCGGGACTGCAAAGGGGGTGATGCTGTCCAACTTTGCGGTAAATGCGGTTGCAATTCAGCTTGTAGTAGGCATCGGCGGCGAGGAGATTCATGCGGGCGACGGATTTCTGGCAATTCTTCCGATGTTCCATGCATTCGGTCTTGCGGTCACCGTCCATACGCCGCTTTCCGCAGGTCTGAAGGTTGCCCTTCTGCCGAGGTTTGATGCAAAAGAGTGTGCCCATACCATTCTTTCGGAGAAGACCGCATACATTGCCGGAGTCCCTGCGATGTATGAACGGATGTACCGCGAGTTTGAGGGAAAGGATCTTTCGTTCATCAAGTTGATCGTTGCGGGCGGCGACAGTGTGGGCGGCAGTCTGATCAACCGGTACAACCAGCTTCTCCGTCAGGGTGACTGTAAGGTGAAGTTCCGGCCCGGCTACGGACTGACCGAAGCATGCAGTGTCTGCGCGTTAACGGCGGACGGCTACCGTACGGTTCCTACGGGCTGTGTCGGCATTCCGCTGATGGGAAACAGGGTCTGTACCGTTGAGCCGGGAACCACAAATGTTCTGCCGGACGGTGGGGAAGGGGAACTGTGTCTCTTAAGTGATGCGGTGATGACCGGTTACTATCGTAATCAGGAGGCAACCGATGCGGTTCTCAGGCGGCATGAGGACGGAAAGCTCTGGCTGCACACCGGAGATATTGTAAAGATCACCCCGACCGGTGACATCTGTTTCCGTTCACGGCACAAGCGCATGGTGAAAGTGAACGGTTATAACGTGTATCCGATGATGATCGAGGAGGTCATGCAGACGCATCCTGATGTGCAGGAGGTCTGTGCGATCGGCATTCCCTGGAAACATGATACCCGTATCAAGCTGTATGTCACTCTGAAGCGGAAGATGGATCCTGCGGAGGCGGAACGCAAACTCATTGAGTATGCGGTGGGGAGGCTGAACCGGTGGAGTATTCCCGCGGCGGTTGAGATCGTTTCCGCTCTTCCGCGTACCAAGATGGAAAAAACCGATTACCGGGCGCTGGAGGAGATGGAACTCCGGAAAAACGCGTCCCGCTGA
- a CDS encoding HD domain-containing protein — translation MEKDEALALLHAHVMTDSLRGHCIATAAVMKGLAEELMEDARLWEIIGILHDIDFEEIGEDMTRHGPAGYDILKAAGVGDEIAGPIKRHNHMLFSGEYTTPVEICLQVADSVSGLVIACAYVKGGKITEVTPKTVTKKYKAASFAAGCDRSRIALGDALVPRERMYEIAIREISAVRDQLGLA, via the coding sequence ATGGAGAAAGATGAGGCGCTTGCCCTTCTGCATGCACATGTGATGACGGATTCGCTTCGCGGACACTGTATTGCGACCGCCGCTGTCATGAAGGGACTTGCCGAGGAGCTTATGGAGGATGCCCGTCTCTGGGAAATAATCGGTATTCTGCATGATATTGATTTTGAGGAGATCGGTGAGGATATGACCCGGCACGGACCTGCGGGATACGACATCCTGAAGGCTGCCGGGGTGGGTGACGAGATTGCCGGGCCGATCAAACGCCACAACCATATGCTGTTTTCGGGAGAGTACACAACTCCGGTTGAGATCTGTCTGCAGGTTGCCGACAGTGTGTCGGGCCTGGTAATTGCGTGTGCGTATGTGAAGGGCGGTAAAATTACGGAGGTCACCCCAAAGACGGTGACAAAGAAGTACAAGGCCGCATCCTTTGCTGCAGGCTGCGACCGCAGCCGGATTGCACTGGGTGATGCACTGGTGCCGCGCGAACGGATGTATGAAATTGCAATTCGCGAGATTTCCGCGGTACGGGATCAGCTCGGGCTTGCGTAA
- a CDS encoding thiamine-phosphate synthase family protein, protein MSAKEQSVVLKALQQAHGRVMNIPRYLLPSGGVALAYAVKNPRDMKDIAVVRSTGIGFGTDDLLVRVLLTVVRFDADIRAVGCIRYTEEIAGVVRETLRDVAEYDPVKFPPGISSMDWGIASCCRDGVPLVIIDSGTKGAEPLIRILGSTPEEVANRILIISERLTYTDI, encoded by the coding sequence ATGTCAGCGAAGGAACAGTCCGTGGTGCTGAAGGCTCTTCAGCAGGCGCACGGCCGTGTGATGAATATTCCCCGCTATCTCCTGCCCTCCGGCGGTGTGGCGCTTGCGTATGCCGTGAAAAATCCCCGCGACATGAAGGATATTGCAGTGGTCAGATCGACCGGAATCGGGTTTGGCACAGATGATCTCCTCGTCCGTGTACTGCTGACGGTCGTCAGGTTTGATGCCGATATCCGCGCGGTAGGGTGTATCCGGTATACCGAAGAGATTGCCGGGGTTGTCCGGGAAACCCTGCGTGATGTTGCCGAGTATGATCCGGTGAAGTTTCCGCCGGGAATATCCAGTATGGACTGGGGTATTGCCTCCTGCTGTCGTGACGGAGTGCCGCTGGTGATTATTGATAGTGGTACGAAAGGAGCCGAGCCGCTGATCCGTATTCTTGGCTCCACTCCTGAAGAGGTGGCAAACAGAATACTTATCATATCAGAACGACTTACATATACAGACATCTGA
- a CDS encoding 30S ribosomal protein S17e produces MGIKPSYIKSMGVALMEQHGASFNNSFDDNKRVVSEITTIESKSIRNRVAGFITRKVNTHNRRR; encoded by the coding sequence ATGGGAATTAAGCCAAGCTATATCAAGAGTATGGGCGTCGCCCTTATGGAACAGCACGGAGCAAGCTTTAACAACAGCTTTGACGACAACAAGAGAGTTGTTTCCGAGATCACCACCATTGAGAGTAAGAGCATCCGCAACCGCGTTGCCGGATTCATTACCCGCAAGGTCAATACCCACAACCGCCGCCGGTAA
- the dapA gene encoding 4-hydroxy-tetrahydrodipicolinate synthase, which translates to MFEGVIPALITPFRDDASQSLDIEGLRSCIEHVISGGVHGLLPCGSTGESATMTHAEHIRVIEEAVSAANNRIPVIAGTGSNNTEEALLMTRAAKIAGADGALLISPYYNKPNRSGLLKHYKKVADIGLPVVVYNIPGRTGQNLPPDLIIEMAKTIPNIVAVKEASGNIDQMMAIIHGLEGVEREYPFVLTSGDDSLTLPVLSIGGQGCISVTANIEPKRMVAMYNAFVKGDMDGARRIHYELMELSKAMFMDVNPVPVKRAAEIRGLIASGNVRLPLDSLTPEMTEKLREVLSHYD; encoded by the coding sequence ATGTTCGAAGGTGTGATTCCTGCACTCATCACTCCGTTCCGTGATGATGCCTCACAGTCCCTTGATATCGAGGGGCTCCGGAGCTGTATTGAGCATGTAATCTCCGGCGGTGTTCACGGTCTCCTGCCCTGCGGCTCGACCGGCGAATCTGCCACGATGACGCATGCTGAGCACATCCGTGTTATTGAAGAAGCCGTGTCCGCCGCAAACAACCGCATACCCGTTATTGCCGGAACCGGATCCAACAACACTGAAGAAGCGCTTCTCATGACCCGTGCTGCAAAAATTGCCGGAGCGGACGGTGCCCTCCTGATCAGTCCCTACTACAATAAACCAAACCGGAGCGGTCTTCTCAAGCACTACAAAAAAGTTGCCGATATCGGTCTTCCCGTTGTGGTGTACAACATCCCCGGCAGAACCGGTCAGAACCTGCCGCCTGATCTGATCATTGAGATGGCGAAAACAATCCCCAATATCGTTGCCGTCAAAGAGGCAAGCGGCAACATCGATCAGATGATGGCCATTATCCACGGTCTTGAAGGTGTGGAACGCGAGTATCCGTTTGTCCTCACCTCCGGTGACGACTCACTGACGCTGCCGGTGCTTTCCATCGGTGGTCAGGGCTGTATCTCCGTTACCGCAAACATTGAGCCGAAGCGTATGGTTGCCATGTATAACGCCTTTGTAAAGGGCGACATGGACGGAGCACGCAGAATCCACTATGAACTGATGGAGCTGTCCAAAGCGATGTTCATGGATGTAAACCCGGTGCCGGTCAAGCGTGCCGCAGAGATCCGCGGACTGATTGCCTCTGGTAATGTCCGGCTGCCGCTGGATTCGCTGACCCCGGAGATGACTGAAAAACTGCGGGAGGTGCTTTCTCACTATGACTAA
- the dapB gene encoding 4-hydroxy-tetrahydrodipicolinate reductase: MTKVMICGAMGRMGTTIANMVVENPELELIGGVDIRPGQILGKPVVESSGLAAFIEEYKPDVMIDFTVAAATMVNAKIAAAHNVALVIGTTGFTPEQDAELIDAVKGVPVVKTTNFSVGVNIFWELVREAAKRLGDYDIEVIEAHHRHKKDAPSGTAKTILKVIEEEVGRREEMYGRCGMTERGNEIGVHVIRGGDVVGDHTVQFHQNYETIELTHRAYDRAVFARGAVRAAAWVSGKAPGLYTMKEVLGL; the protein is encoded by the coding sequence ATGACTAAAGTAATGATCTGCGGTGCAATGGGCCGCATGGGCACAACCATCGCCAACATGGTTGTGGAAAATCCGGAACTTGAACTGATTGGCGGTGTTGATATCCGTCCGGGACAGATTCTCGGAAAGCCGGTGGTGGAATCGTCCGGTCTTGCAGCGTTTATCGAGGAGTACAAACCGGACGTGATGATCGACTTCACGGTTGCCGCGGCAACCATGGTGAACGCAAAAATTGCCGCAGCCCATAATGTAGCCCTTGTTATCGGTACGACCGGTTTCACCCCGGAGCAGGATGCGGAGCTGATTGATGCAGTCAAAGGTGTGCCGGTCGTCAAAACGACGAACTTCAGCGTCGGTGTCAACATCTTCTGGGAACTGGTTCGTGAAGCCGCAAAGAGACTCGGCGATTATGACATTGAAGTGATCGAAGCCCACCACCGCCACAAAAAAGATGCACCGAGCGGAACGGCCAAGACCATTCTGAAGGTTATCGAGGAAGAGGTTGGCAGGCGTGAGGAGATGTACGGCCGCTGCGGCATGACCGAACGCGGGAATGAGATCGGTGTTCATGTGATTCGCGGGGGGGATGTGGTCGGCGATCACACCGTGCAGTTCCACCAGAACTATGAAACGATCGAGCTGACGCATCGGGCATATGATCGTGCAGTGTTTGCCCGCGGTGCAGTTCGTGCGGCTGCCTGGGTTTCCGGCAAAGCTCCGGGTCTCTACACCATGAAAGAAGTTCTCGGGCTGTAA
- a CDS encoding 4Fe-4S binding protein: MVAVVNKDKCTGCGTCVDICPAAAIELDNDKAVVDASACVDCETCVDECPESAIHME; this comes from the coding sequence ATGGTAGCAGTAGTTAATAAAGACAAGTGTACCGGCTGTGGAACCTGTGTGGACATCTGCCCGGCAGCAGCAATCGAGCTTGACAACGACAAGGCAGTTGTGGACGCCTCTGCCTGCGTTGACTGTGAGACCTGTGTGGATGAGTGCCCGGAAAGCGCCATCCACATGGAATAA